A genomic window from Centroberyx gerrardi isolate f3 chromosome 14, fCenGer3.hap1.cur.20231027, whole genome shotgun sequence includes:
- the LOC139920226 gene encoding N-terminal EF-hand calcium-binding protein 1-like: MLACTEMITMCLQSAKHEHLRKQQALEQNQNQNQGISIFQDIFRRADKNDDGKLSLEEFQSYFADGILTEEQMQELYYSIDRKQTDNLDTDKLSEYFTPHLGEYVNVLSALEKLNVAILKAMDKTKEEYQGSSVLGQFVTRFLLRETSTQLHSLQSSLDCAMEAVDEQSCTGQRILQKPEDLPVQRVAKRPSRRIQKNMCLSPTDPYSGMLTTGVSVEPDNHWSSQINRLQQLIDKLECESPHLEPLKEDTLAGTYKSNILLVQRQMSVKERDVEEFQQALKIYTDATSSQPNNLHMSVQNLPDRSCFIMYEFWQDRLSWMSYLQSSISKTFQRCIIDSLEEPEMVSTMLLPASWWIMNNN, from the exons ATGTTGGCCTGCACAGAGATGATTACCATGTGTCTTCAGTCTGCCAAGCACGAGCACTTGAGAAAGCAGCAGGCGCTTGAGCAGAACCAAAATCAAAACCAAGGCATCTCTATTTTTCAGGAT ATATTCCGCCGGGCAGACAAAAACG ACGATGGGAAGCTGTCCTTGGAGGAGTTCCAGTCGTACTTCGCTGATGGTATCCTCACCGAAGAGCAGATGCAGGAGCTGTATTACTCCattgacaggaagcagacgGA cAACCTAGACACAGACAAACTCTCAG AATACTTCACTCCACACCTGGGAGAATACGTCAACGTCTTGTCCGCTCTGGAGAAGCTGAACGTCGCCATCTTGAAGGCCATGGACAAAACTAAAGAG GAGTATCAGGGTTCCTCAGTCCTGGGTCAGTTTGTGACGCGCTTCCTGCTGAGGGAGACCTCCACCCAGCTGCACTCCCTCCAGTCGTCACTAGACTGCGCTATGGAGGCTGTGGATGAGCAGAGCTGCACGGGGCAGAGGATACTGCAGAAGCCCGAGGATCTGCCCGTCCAGAGGGTGGCCAAGCGCCCCAGCCGACGCATCCAGAAGAACATGTGTCTCTCCCCGACGGACCCCTACTCCGGCATGCTCACCACAG GGGTCAGCGTGGAGCCAGACAACCACTGGAGCTCCCAGATCAACCGGCTGCAGCAGCTCATAGACAAACTGGAGTGTGAG AGTCCGCATCTTGAACCTCTCAAAGAGGACACATTAGCGGGCACGTATAAATCG aACATTCTCCTGGTCCAGAGACAAATGTCTGTGAAGGAGAGGGACGTGGAGGAGTTTCAACAAGCTCTCAAGATCTACACAGACGCCACCAGCAGCCAGCCAAACAACCTGCA cATGTCAGTCCAGAACCTGCCAGACAGATCATGCTTCATCATGTACGAGTTCTGGCAGGACCGTCTCTCCTGGATGAG CTACCTGCAGTCGTCCATCAGTAAGACCTTCCAGCGCTGCATTATCGACTCGCTGGAAGAGCCGGAGATGGTCTCCACCATGCTGCTCCCAG CTTCTTGGTGGATTATGAACAACAACTGA
- the alas2 gene encoding 5-aminolevulinate synthase, erythroid-specific, mitochondrial, with the protein MAAFLHHCPFLKSAPKPALRRTGAALLSLADRCPIIARQISVSGPPSLETKMDVSPTRPPSHRPPTVNQKRQFAQSAAQVAVSVSKDCPFVTSQIGMVRASPEVQEDVQEQPNPGVITSLLKGLKSSIFPTSAQTDTVTHLLKDNMVGPSYDYDTFFSVKIAEKKKDHTYRVFKTVNRNVEVFPFAEDYSISGREGSQVSVWCSNDYLGMSRHPQVLKGIRDALDRHGAGAGGTRNISGTSNFHVALEQELAQLHQKDAALVFSSCFVANDSTLFTLAKMLPGCEIYSDAGNHASMIQGIRNSGAKRFIFRHNDSRHLEELLRRSDPKTPKIVAFETVHSMDGAICPLEELCDVAHRYGVLTFVDEVHAVGLYGAHGAGVGERDNVMHKIDIVSGTLGKAFGCVGGYVASSAALVDTVRSFAAGFIFTTSLPPMVLAGALESVRVLRSPEGQVLRRAHQRNVKHMRQLLMDKGLPVVNCPSHIIPIQVGNAELNTKVCDTLLERHNIYVQAINYPTVPRGEELLRLAPSPHHNPAMMEYFVDKLVEVWQEAGLLLNSPATASCTFCDRPLHFDLMSEWEKSYFGNMEPQYITVSA; encoded by the exons ATGGCTGCCTTCCTGCACCACTGCCCCTTCTTGAAGTCGGCCCCTAAGCCCGCTTTGAGGAGAACGGGGGCCGCCTTGCTGTCTCTGGCCGACCGATGCCCCATCATTGCTCGCCAGATCAGTGTTAGCGGCCCCCCCTCTCTGGAGACCAAGATGGACGTCTCACCCACCCGACCACCGAGCCACCGGCCTCCCACAGTGAACCAGAAGAGGCAGTTTGCTCAATCGGCGGCTCAGGTGGCTGTGTCCGTGTCGAAGGACTGTCCCTTCGTCACCTCCCAGATTGGGATGGTCCGGGCCAGTCCTGAGGTACAGGAGGACGTCCAAGAACAGCCCAACCCAG GTGTGATCACTTCTCTGTTGAAGGGTCTCAAGAGTTCGATCTTCCCAACATCAGCTCAAACCGACACTGTCACCCACCTCCTCAAAGACAACATGG TAGGCCCCAGCTACGACTATGACACCTTCTTCAGCGTGAAGATAgctgagaagaagaaggacCACACGTACCGCGTCTTCAAGACGGTGAACCGGAACGTCGAGGTCTTCCCTTTCGCTGAGGATTACTCTATTTCTGGGAGGGAGGGCTCCCAGGTGTCGGTCTGGTGCAGCAATGACTATCTGGGGATGAGCCGGCACCCGCAGGTCCTCAAGGGGATCag AGATGCCCTGGACAGACACGGTGCAGGCGCAGGTGGAACCAGAAATATCTCCGGCACCAGCAACTTCCATGTGGCGCTGGAGCAGGAACTGGCTCAGCTCCACCAGAAGGACGCAGCTCTggtcttctcctcctgcttcgTGGCCAATGACTCCACCCTCTTCACCCTGGCCAAGATGCTGCCAG GGTGCGAGATTTATTCTGACGCGGGGAACCACGCCTCGATGATTCAGGGCATCAGGAACAGCGGAGCCAAGCGTTTCATCTTCCGTCATAATGACAGCCGACATCTGGAGGAACTGCTGCGGCGCTCGGACCCCAAGACACCCAAAATTGTGGCATTTGAGACTGTGCACTCGATGGACG GTGCCATATGTCCTTTGGAAGAGCTGTGCGATGTAGCTCACCGATATGGAGTGCTGACATTTGTTGATGAAGTTCATGCTGTGGGCTTGTATGGAGCGCATGGAGCTGGAGTGGGCGAGAGGGACAATGTTATGCACAAGATTGACATTGTTTCTGGGACCTTAG GCAAAGCCTTTGGCTGTGTGGGAGGCTACGTCGCCAGCAGCGCCGCCCTGGTGGACACGGTGCGCTCCTTCGCAGCCGGCTTCATCTTCACCACCTCGCTGCCCCCCATGGTGCTGGCCGGAGCCCTGGAGTCCGTCAGGGTGCTGAGGAGCCCCGAGGGTCAGGTCCTCCGCAGGGCCCACCAGAGGAACGTCAAACACATGAGACAGCTGCTCATGGACAAGGGCCTGCCTGTGGTCAACTGCCCCAGCCACATCATCCCTATTCAG GTGGGCAACGCTGAGCTCAACACCAAGGTGTGCGACACCCTGCTGGAGAGGCACAACATCTACGTCCAGGCCATCAACTACCCCACGGTGCCTCGCGGTGAGGAGCTGCTGCGCCTGGCTCCCTCTCCGCATCACAACCCAGCCATGATGGAGTACTTTGTGG ACAAACTGGTGGAGGTGTGGCAGGAGGCGGGGCTTCTGCTCAACAGCCCGGCCACGGCTTCCTGCACCTTCTGCGACCGCCCGCTGCACTTTGACCTCATGAGTGAGTGGGAGAAATCCTACTTCGGCAACATGGAGCCACAATACATCACCGTGTCTGCATAA